One segment of Ricinus communis isolate WT05 ecotype wild-type chromosome 8, ASM1957865v1, whole genome shotgun sequence DNA contains the following:
- the LOC8282404 gene encoding cytokinin riboside 5'-monophosphate phosphoribohydrolase LOG5: protein MDKEGTMVKSRFKRVCVFCGSSSGKRDCYRDAAIELAQELVARRLDLVYGGGSIGLMGLVSRAVYAGGGNVLGIIPRTLMSKEITGETVGEVKPVADMHQRKAEMARHSDCFIALPGGYGTLEELLEVITWAQLGIHDKPVGLLNVDGYYNYLLTFIDKAVDDGFIKPSQRNIIVSAPNAKELVQKLEEYVPVCDGVIAKSRWEVELQQHQQPPQQQPQVVVGFNAPTLQTEVAL, encoded by the exons ATGGATAAAGAGGGGACAATGGTGAAATCAAGATTCAAGAGGGTATGTGTGTTTTGTGGAAGCAGTTCTGGAAAGAGAGATTGTTATAGAGACGCTGCCATTGAGTTAGCTCAAGAACTG gtGGCAAGAAGATTGGATCTTGTATATGGAGGAGGTAGTATTGGGCTTATGGGATTAGTTTCTCGAGCTGTGTACGCTGGTGGAGGCAATGTTCTTGG GATCATACCCAGGACCCTGATGAGCAAAGAG ATTACTGGTGAAACAGTTGGAGAAGTAAAGCCAGTAGCCGACATGCACCAAAGAAAAGCAGAAATGGCCCGCCATTCTGATTGTTTTATAGCCCTACCAG GTGGGTACGGGACTTTAGAGGAGTTATTGGAAGTCATCACTTGGGCTCAGCTTGGCATCCATGATAAGCCT GTGGGTTTACTTAATGTTGATGGTTACTACAACTATCTTCTGACATTCATTGACAAAGCTGTAGATGATGGCTTTATCAAGCCTTCCCAACGCAACATCATTGTCTCTGCACCAAATGCCAAAGAACTTGTTCAAAAGCTTGAG GAGTACGTGCCTGTATGTGATGGAGTCATAGCCAAGTCAAGGTGGGAAGTTGAGCTGCAACAACACCAACAACCACCACAGCAACAACCACAAGTGGTGGTGGGGTTCAATGCTCCAACTTTACAGACTGAGGTCGCTCTATAA